One genomic segment of Roseofilum capinflatum BLCC-M114 includes these proteins:
- a CDS encoding HIT domain-containing protein translates to MKKPTNKYSHFTAIDRQFLSFPGRFLLERKLLQGQILDFGCGLGNDVKLLSQQGFQIQGYDPHYFPAYPQHKFDTILCFYVLNVLFPEEQATVMMEVSHLLKPGGKAYYAVRRDIKREGFRQHYVHHKPTYQCMVKLPFQSMYSDESCQIYKYVHYNHQRHSSDRCIFCNPRKSLRLLTESATAYALFDGYPVSKGHVLIVPKRHIGNYFELPFKEQSACWFMANKVQELLIQEFQPDGFNVGINVNHAAGQKMGHATIHIIPRYQDDTRGHRGGIRHVLPKK, encoded by the coding sequence ATGAAAAAGCCAACCAATAAATACAGCCATTTCACCGCCATTGACCGTCAATTCCTATCTTTTCCAGGGCGGTTTTTATTAGAAAGAAAGTTATTGCAAGGTCAGATCCTAGACTTTGGCTGTGGGTTGGGTAACGATGTCAAACTCCTATCTCAACAAGGATTCCAGATTCAAGGCTACGATCCTCACTATTTTCCCGCCTATCCCCAGCATAAATTTGATACCATTCTTTGCTTTTATGTTCTTAATGTCTTGTTCCCTGAAGAGCAAGCCACTGTGATGATGGAAGTCTCTCATCTCTTGAAACCGGGAGGAAAAGCCTATTATGCCGTTCGGCGAGACATTAAAAGAGAAGGCTTTAGACAACATTATGTGCATCACAAGCCGACCTATCAATGTATGGTTAAATTGCCCTTTCAGTCTATGTACAGTGATGAATCTTGCCAAATCTATAAGTATGTTCACTATAATCATCAAAGACATTCTAGCGATCGCTGCATTTTTTGCAATCCCCGCAAAAGTTTAAGGTTACTCACAGAATCCGCAACCGCCTATGCCCTGTTTGACGGTTACCCCGTGAGTAAGGGTCATGTGTTGATTGTACCCAAACGTCATATTGGCAATTATTTTGAATTGCCCTTTAAGGAACAATCCGCTTGCTGGTTTATGGCGAATAAAGTACAAGAGCTATTAATTCAAGAATTTCAGCCCGATGGATTTAATGTAGGCATTAATGTCAACCATGCAGCAGGTCAAAAAATGGGCCATGCCACCATCCATATTATCCCTCGCTACCAAGACGATACACGGGGACATCGAGGCGGAATTCGCCATGTATTGCCTAAAAAGTAA